The Cloacibacillus sp. nucleotide sequence CGTCGGGGTTCCCGTTCCGTTCGCTCTGGGCGGCGCGTCAGCGCTGGCGATGCTGTTCAACGGCAGCTCAAATATGGTAATAGTCTGCCAGCGCATGTTCCAGGGGATCAACTCCTTCCCCTACCTCGCCCTGCCCTTCTTTATACTGGCGGGTAACCTGATGGCCAGCGGAGGCATCTCCGACCGCATGATCACCTTTGCCACGACAGTTTTAGGCCGGCTTAAAGGGGGATTGGCGCTGGTCGCGATACTCGCCTCCATGTTTTTCGCTGCGATCTGCGGCTCCTGCGCCGCCGTCTGCGCGGCTGTCGGCGCGGTGCTCATCCCCGGCATGCTGAACAAGGGGTATGACAAAAATTTTGCCGCGGCGACCGTCGCCAGCGGCTCCAGCATCGGCATAATCATTCCGCCTAGCGTTCCGATGATACTCTTCTGCATCGCCGCCAGCGTCTCCGTAGGCGACGCCTTCATGGCCGGTATGATTCCCGGAGTTCTTTTCGGCGCGGCGCTGATGCTGGTGGCGTACTTCGTCTGCGGACGCAACGGTTATGGCACGGACGGGAGACGCTATTCGATGCGTGAAAAGGCGCGCGCCTTTTTTGACGCTCTGCCCGCTCTCATGATGCCGGTCATAATCCTTGGCGGTATCTACGGAGGAATATTCACCGCCACCGAGGCTGCCTGCGTCGCCGTCGTCTACGGACTGATAGTCGGCGGTTTGGTATATAAGGAACTGAAGCTTGCCGATATGGCAAAGATATTCATCGATTCTGCCGTCGCCTCCGCTGGCGTGCTGCTGATAATATCCTGCGCGGCGGTCTTTGCCATGCTGCTTACGAGAGAGCAGATACCGATGAAAATCACGGCTCTGATGATGAGCGTCGTCGCGAACAAGACGCTGTATCTGGTCATCGTCAATATCATATGGATAATAATGGGAATGTTCATGGAAATCAGCGCCTCGGTGATAATCCTGACTCCCCTGCTGCTGCCGGCGGCCCTGGCCTTCGGGATAAACCCCTACCATTTTGGCGTGATGATGATCACCAATCTGGCTATCGGCATGGTGACGCCGCCGTTCGGGCTCTGCCTCTTCGTCATCAGCGACATCGCGAAAGTCAAACTGATGCCGCTGCTAAAGAATGTAACGCCATATCTAATAGCAATGTTGGTAACGCTGTTCGCGATATGCGCCTTCCCGCAGCTTTCCCTGTTCCTGATCAGCCGGTAACGTTTTCAACCGAATATACCAAACAAGGAGGTCAAGGAATTGATCATACGAGGCTATAAAGTCCATCACGTATCGAAAAAGCTGAGCAAGCCGCTTCCAAACGCGGTCTATGCCCTGGAATACATCGAACATGTGTTTTTGGAGCTCGACATCGGAGAATTTACCGGCGTAGGCATGGCGTATACCTTTAACCCAGACCAGGCCGAAGCGATGAAAATTCTCGTCGAGGGCTACTGCTGGAATTTAGTCGGCAAAGATTCAACATATATCCGGAAATACTGGCAGCAGGCGCAGGGCACGATGGGCGGCTGCGGCCAGACGGGACTGCCGATGTCGGCCTATGCCGCCGTAGACACCGCGCTGTGGGACCTGCTGGCCCAGGAGGCCGGCAAGCCGCTGTACCAGCTGCTTGGCGCGAAGACGGACACTCTGCCCGTTTACGGGAGCGGCGGCTGGCTGGTGCCGCTGGAGGAGATGATCGAAGAGGCGCTTGAATTTAAACGTGAAGGCTATACAAAGTACAAGCTCAAATTAGGATTCCCCGACTGGAGACAGGATATATCCCGCCTGACCGCTCTGCGTGAGGCGGTCGGAGATGATTTTGAGATAATGGTCGACGTGAACCAGGGCTGGAACGTTAAGCTGGCCTTGGAGATCATCCCGGAGCTGCAGAGGCTTGGCATAAATTACCTGGAGGAGCCGCTGCACTGCCAGGACTATAAGGGCAGCGCGGAGCTCGTTCAGAGCACCTCGATGCGGATATGTTCGGGAGAATGCCTCTTCACCACTCGTGAGATCTTTGAACTGCTGCGTCTGCGGGGAGCGGATATAATTAACCTGGACCTTATGCGCTGCGGCGGCGTCACCGAGTTCATCGAGGTCTGCTCCCTGGCCGGAGCCTTCCGCGTGCCCGTTACGGCGCATGTGCTGATGGAGGTGAGCGCGCACATAATGGCGGCCTCCCCCACTGGCGGGCTGTTGGAATATATCCCCGATTGGTGGGCTGGCGCCTTTGAGCTGGCTCCCGTGGCTAAGGCGGGGGAACTTAAACTTTTGGACATTCCCGGATTGGGGATCAAATTAAATCACGACTACATCAACGCCTATAACTATCAGCGCTGATTATTTATATGAGAGAGGGATTAAATTATGTCTACAGTGGCGGAACGTCTGCGTAAATGTGAAAAAATAAGCGCCGCATGGGCGCAGCTGACAAGCAATATGAGCGCGGAGATACTGGCGGAAGCCGGATTCGAGGTAATCGTCCCGGATATGGAACATGCGCCATACACACTGGAGAGCCTGGTCTCGGTGCTGCAGGCCATTAAGGCGAACGACTGCTTCGCGATGGTGCGGGCTCCCTGGAACGACGCCGTGCTGATAAAACAGATCCTTGACTGCGGCGCGCACGGCGTCCACGTACCCTATGTCTCCACCGCCGAAGAGGCGGAATACGCCGTCAAATGCTGCAAATACCCGCTGCGGGGGATACGCGGGCTGGCCAGCAGCCAGCGCGCGACCTGCTACGGAATGAAGAAGCAGGAATACTTCGCGGCCGCAAACAGAGACATTATTGTGATGACGGCGATTGAAACACCCGAGGGTGTGGAAAATATAGACAAAATAGCCTCCGTAGACGGCCTGGACGGAATCTTCATCGGTCCTTCGGACCTGTCGACCTCAATGGGATACTTCTTTAACCCGAAAGCCCCGGAAGTGCAGGAGGCCATCCATAAAGTTGAATGCGTCGTAAAGGAGAAGGGCAAATTCCTCGCCACTATCGCGCCGAATATCGACGCCGCGGCGGCCCTGTACGACAGGGGATATTCTCTGGTCTACTTCCTCTCCGACGGCGGCGCCATAGCAAACGCGGCGCAGGCCGCCGTCAAGCGATTTAAAGAATTATACCGAAATCAGTAATATTATTGTAATTCCAATATCGGGGATCACTTTAGTACAGTTAGCGTTAAGTTTGGACTATTAACGCTAACTGTACAACAGTGATAGTTAAAATGTATATTGTAATTGCAATAAATAACAACAATATTACAAACGTGATATAATACTGATGAATTTATGGATGCAATTTCAGATTGAGAGGTTTTTATCATCAGACACTCGGCCCCAAAAACTGAACAGACAAAGGACAAACCGACCAACCAGTCCCTCTCAAAGTTCCTGCAGCTGATCTCCGTTATGGCGGAGGCGGGGGCGCCGCTGCGCCTGCTGGACCTTTCCAAAAGGCTGAAAATATCCCAGGCCACCGCGCTTAGGC carries:
- a CDS encoding TRAP transporter large permease, which translates into the protein MISMGSLAAGLLLAFFIVGVPVPFALGGASALAMLFNGSSNMVIVCQRMFQGINSFPYLALPFFILAGNLMASGGISDRMITFATTVLGRLKGGLALVAILASMFFAAICGSCAAVCAAVGAVLIPGMLNKGYDKNFAAATVASGSSIGIIIPPSVPMILFCIAASVSVGDAFMAGMIPGVLFGAALMLVAYFVCGRNGYGTDGRRYSMREKARAFFDALPALMMPVIILGGIYGGIFTATEAACVAVVYGLIVGGLVYKELKLADMAKIFIDSAVASAGVLLIISCAAVFAMLLTREQIPMKITALMMSVVANKTLYLVIVNIIWIIMGMFMEISASVIILTPLLLPAALAFGINPYHFGVMMITNLAIGMVTPPFGLCLFVISDIAKVKLMPLLKNVTPYLIAMLVTLFAICAFPQLSLFLISR
- a CDS encoding mandelate racemase/muconate lactonizing enzyme family protein — its product is MIIRGYKVHHVSKKLSKPLPNAVYALEYIEHVFLELDIGEFTGVGMAYTFNPDQAEAMKILVEGYCWNLVGKDSTYIRKYWQQAQGTMGGCGQTGLPMSAYAAVDTALWDLLAQEAGKPLYQLLGAKTDTLPVYGSGGWLVPLEEMIEEALEFKREGYTKYKLKLGFPDWRQDISRLTALREAVGDDFEIMVDVNQGWNVKLALEIIPELQRLGINYLEEPLHCQDYKGSAELVQSTSMRICSGECLFTTREIFELLRLRGADIINLDLMRCGGVTEFIEVCSLAGAFRVPVTAHVLMEVSAHIMAASPTGGLLEYIPDWWAGAFELAPVAKAGELKLLDIPGLGIKLNHDYINAYNYQR
- a CDS encoding aldolase/citrate lyase family protein, which translates into the protein MSTVAERLRKCEKISAAWAQLTSNMSAEILAEAGFEVIVPDMEHAPYTLESLVSVLQAIKANDCFAMVRAPWNDAVLIKQILDCGAHGVHVPYVSTAEEAEYAVKCCKYPLRGIRGLASSQRATCYGMKKQEYFAAANRDIIVMTAIETPEGVENIDKIASVDGLDGIFIGPSDLSTSMGYFFNPKAPEVQEAIHKVECVVKEKGKFLATIAPNIDAAAALYDRGYSLVYFLSDGGAIANAAQAAVKRFKELYRNQ